Within Roseisolibacter agri, the genomic segment CAGCGCCTTCGCCAGCACCGCATAGAGCCGGTCGAAGTCGGCGCCCACCTCGTGCGCGAGGTCGGCGTCCGCGTCCTCACGGCGCTCGCGCCACCGCTCGCGCAGCCACATCGCGCCGGGGCGATGCCGCGAGTTGAGCGAGCCACGCTGCGCGTCCAGCCACGCGACCTGCACCTCCAGGTCGCGGCTCTCACTGGTCGCGCGCGCGATCTTCCGCAGCCGCCGGCGCGCCTTCTTTCCGAACGAGTCGCGCAGCGCGTCGCGGTACGCGCGCTCGGTGCTGCGCAGCCGGCGGATGGCGACGCGGAAGTCGTGCAGCGCCTCCATATCCTGCGGATCCGCCAGTCGGTCGCGCGCCGCCGCCGCCTGCGCGAGCAGCTCGTGCGCGATGCGCCGCGCCGCCTCCTCGGGCGATCGCGCGAGGAGGTCGGCGGGCAGGGCGGGGAGCACGGCGCGAGGCGGCATGGATCGGTCGCGGGTGAACGGGGCGGTCAGCTGCCGTCCGCAGGCTCCACGCCCACCGACGCGCTGCCGTCCTCCTGATAGCTCACGAAGACGCGCCAGGGCTGGCAGCACACCTGGCAGTCCTCGACGTACTCCTGGAAGCCGCCGCCCCCCGGATCGAGCGCGACCTCGTTCGGCTCGCCGCAGTACGGGCAGAACACCTCGGCCTGCGTGTCCGCGACGCCGTCGCCCAGCGGGAACTCCTCGTCGAGCGCGGCGACGTCGTCGGGATCCTCGTCGCGGTCGTCGGACCCGTCGCCATCCTCGTCCTCGTCGTCGCTTAACGCGTCGGCGTCGGGGTCGTCGAACAGGTCGCGATCGTCGGGATCGTCGTGGCGGTCACGCAGGTCGAAGGCGTCGCGGGGCACGGCGGGTGGACTGAGGGGCGGGCGACGGTGCAGGCGACGGATTCGCCGCACACTCGGCGCGCGTGAGACGGGGCGCAAGTCGCGCGGCGCGCGGCGCGTGGCCGTCACGCGATTGTGACACGTCTCACGTGCGGGACGCGGCGGCGTCCCCGGGGGAGGACATCGCGCGTCCGTAAACATACGAAGCGGGTTGTCCCGCAACGGGTTGCGGACGGCGGGGGTTGAGGTGTGCCCCCTGCGCTGGCGGCCGGTGTCCCCACCGACCGTCCCTCGCGGAGCGTCCCCATGCTCGCCGATCCCGTCCATCACTACCCGCGTCCCGCCACGCGCGGTCCGTCCGCCGCGCGGCCACTGGCGCGTTCGATCGCGCTCGCGCTGTGCGCCGTGCTCGCGACCGGTGTCGCGACTGCCTGCAACAACACGCGCGTCGCGCGCATCGACCCGGCCTCCGTCACCGACCTCTCGGGGCGCTGGAACGACGCCGACTCGCGCCTCGTCGCGCAGGCGCTGGTGGGCCAGGCGCTGGAGGCGCCGTGGCTCGCCCGCGCGTCCGACCAGCGCGGCGGCCAGGCACCCAGCCTCATCGTCGGCCGCTTCGGCAACCGCACTCTGGAGCACATCCCCGTCGGCACGTTCGTGAAGGACGTCGAGCGCGCGCTGGCCGGGACCGGCGCGGTGACGGTGGTCGCCAGCGCCGACGAGCGCGGCGAGCTGCGCGCCGAGCGGGCGGACCAGCAGCAGTTCGCGAGCGCGGGCACGCGGGGGCGGCTCGCCAGCGAGACCGGCGCGCGCTACGTGCTGCAGGGCGAGGTGCAGGCGATCGAGGACGCCGAGGGGCGCGAGCGCGTGATCTACTACCAGGTGGACGCCGCGCTCGTCGACCTCGAGTCGAACGCGAAGGTCTGGGTGGGCCAGCACAAGATCAAGAAGTACGTCGACCGCCGCCGCTTCGGCTGGTGAGTGCCACTCCCATGATCACGCATCCCGAGAACGTCGCGGCGGCCGTGACGCCCCGCCGCGTGCCCGACGCCGCGCCGTGCGTCCACGCGCTCGCCCCCACCGTCCTCCTCACTCCCGAGGCCCAGGTGTCGCTCCTCATGCAGGTCGCATCGAAGCCCGCGACGCGCGCGCCGCTCGTCGCCACCGCGATCGGCGGCTGGGCGGTCGTGGTCGCGCTGCTCGGCGCGCTGGTGCTCGGCGGCTGCAACGGCCCGCGCGTCGTGCACGAGAGCCCCGTGCTCGTCACCGGGGAGCGCGTGCCGCTCACCGACAGCGTGGCCGCCGCGGCGGGCGCGCGAATCCTCGCGACCCAGCTCGCGACCGCGGAGACGCGCGACTCCATCACCGCCATCGCGACCGCCGGTTGCGCGCCCGACGTGTGCGCGGCGCTGGCGCGCGGCGAGGTCACGCTCGGCATGACGGAGGCGCAGGTGCTGGCCGCGACGCGCACCACGCCGGCCGCCTGGCGCGCGCGCCGCAGCGGCCCCGTGACGACGCTCAGCGCGCCGTCGCTGCAGGCCGCGCCGTCGGACGCCGCGGGTGAGATCGCGATGGTGCAGCTGGCCGACGGCCGCGTGGGCGCCATCGGCTACCGCGAGCCGCAGGGCGTCCGACTCGTGCAGCGTGCCGAGGACGCGACGCGTGTGGGGCGTGCACGCGCGACGGCGGATGCGCTCGTGCGCGAGGGCGATGCCATGGTCGCTGCCGGTGACAGAACAGCTGCACTGGATCGCTACGACCGCGCGCTCGTGCTGCTTCCCGACGACGCGATGCTGCAGTACCGCATCGCCACGCTGCTCGACCAGCAGCTGCGGCCCGTGGAGGCGCTGATCCGCTACCAGCGCTTCCTGCAGCAGCTGGAGCTGCAGCGCATCGACGCGATCGGCAACGCGCACGCGAAGCTGGCCGACGCGATCGCGCGCGCGCAGCAGCGCATCATCGTGCTCGAGCGCCAGGCGCGCTGACCCCATGCGCCCCCGGACCGCGACCCTCCTCGCGTGCGGCGCCCTGCTGCTGGGCGCGTGCACGCTACCGACACCCGCCGCGGTCCGACCGCAGCCGGTGACGGCCACGGGGCTCGCGGCCGCGGAGCAGGCGCTGCGCACGGCGCTGTCGGCCGGAAGCTGGGACGACGCGGTGGCGCGTGCGACCGATCCGCAGCGCGGCGCGCCGGACGATGCGCTGCTGCGCGCGCTCTACGCCGGCACGACGGAGTACTACGCGGGTCGCTGGCGCGAGAGCGCCGCGGCGTTCGAGCGGGCGGCGACCCTCGCCGACGAGCGCGTGACGTGGCGGCTGTCGCGCGGCGCGCTGGCGCTCGCGTCGAGCGACCGCGCGCTCCCGTACGTGCCCGGCGAGAACGAGGTCCTGCTCGCGCACCAGTACGCGCTGCTCGCGTACGCGCAGGCGGGCGACCGCGAGGGCGCGGCCGTGGAGGCGCGCCGCATCGGCGCGCTGCTGGAGCGCCAGGGACCCGCGGCCGATCCGCGCGAGCGCGCCACGCACGCCGTGCTGCGCTACCTCAGCGGCGTCGCGTTCGAGATGGCCGGCGAGCGCGAGGACGCCGCCGTCGCCTATCGCAACGCGCGCACGCTGGGCGCCGACGGCCTGCTGCCGGAGCCTGCACGCGCGACACGTGCGGTGGGGTCGCCGACGGGCGAGGTGGTCGTGCTGATCGAGCGCGGCTTCGTCGCACATCGCGTCTCCACGCGGATGCAGCTGCGCGTCGCGGGCGACAGCGCCGACGACGACGCGGCGCGGCTCGCGACGCGTCTGGGCGCCGCGCTCGGCGACGGCGCCCTCTGGTCGGACGACGTGCCGGCGGTCCTCGCGCTTGACGACGACGCGCCGAGGCGGCGCGCGCATGGCGGCAGCCTGCTGGCGCTCGCATGGCCCGCGCTGCGGCGCGCGCGCGACGTCGCGCCGCTCGCCGGCCTCGTGTCGCCCACCGACGCCGTCGTGCGCATCGTCAGCGCGTGGCGCGGGCTGGGCGCGGAGTCGGTCGGGCTGTCGCGGACGCCGGTGCTGCTGCGCGCGGACCTGTCCGACGCGGTGGCCGCGGACTTCCGCCGCGACCGCAGCTGGCTGGTGACGCGCCTCGTGGCGCGCGCCGCCGTGCGGCAGGCGATCGTCGCGCAGGCGCGCCGTCGCGCGCGCCCGCTCGGCGATCTCGTCGCGTCCGTCGGCACGCTGGTCGAGCAGGCCGACACGCGCTCGTGGCACCTGCTGCCCGCGCGGCTGGAGGTGGTGCGGCTGCGCCTGCCCGCCGGCGCGCAGCCACTCGCGGTCGACGTCGGCGGTCACACGCGCCAGCTCGGCGTGGTGCAGGTGGTCGCTGGCGGTCTCACGCTGTTCCCCGTACGACTCTGGCGGGACGATGCGCCCGCCGCGGCGCACGTCGCCGACGCCGGCATCTGAGCACGCGACCGATCAGCGTCCGATCCCCCGAAACCGCGCGCGTCGCGGTCGCGTCGTGTCAGGGTCGGCTCCATCCACCGGACATCCCCATGCGCCCATATCCCCCCGCCGCGCTGCTCGGCGCCCTGCTGCTTCCCGCCGTGGCTGCCGCGCAGACCACGTTCACGATCGACTCGCTCGGGCCCGCGACCAACGGTGGCGAGCCGCGCTTCCAGGGCGGCGTCGCGCTCTCGCTCGGCCAGCCGGTGCACGAGTTCCGGCAGTACGTGGCGGACGGCATCGGTGCCTCGGGGCACGCGCTCTATCGCCTGGGCGGCAGCGGCGCATTCGCGATGCGCGTGGACGCGGGCTTCGTGCAGTACGGCTCCGAGACGAAGCGCATCCCGTGGAACGACAACGTCGGCCGCGTCACCGTCGACCTCACGACCCGCAACAACATCTTCTGGGCGGGCGTCGGCCCGCACCTGATGGTGCCGCGCGGCCCCGTGCGCCCGTACGTGACCGGCTCGGTGGGCTTCGCGGTGTTCAACACGAACTCCTCGATCCGCGACCGCGACAGCGACCAGGAGATCGCGAGCGACAACAACGCCACCGACGGCACGTGGGCGATGAGCGGCGGCGGCGGCCTCCTGATCCCGGTCGCGCGCAACGCCCGCTCGCTGTTCTTCCTCGACCTGGGCGCACGCTACCACCGGAACGGCCGCGTGACCTACCTGCGCGAGGGCGGCATCACCGACCTGCCGGGCGGCGGCGTGCAGTACGACAAGATCCGGAGCGAGGGCGATCTCTGGACGTTCCAGATCGGTGTCTCGGTTGGCGGGCGGTAACTGAGAGCGTCGAGCGGCGAGCGGCGAGCGGGTTCCTCGGCGCGGCTGGCAGCGGGCGTGCGGGGCCGGCCACGCGGCGGGAGAGAGTGAGCGCCGAGCGCGGAGCGTTAGCTGACGCGATGATGCTTGTAGGCGGGGGCGGCGTGGGTGGGCAGAGGCGACCTGCGAGATCACCAAGGAGACTCGTGCACAGCAACGAGGCTCCGCAGCGTGAGATCGCTGGGAGCCGGAGCCCGCCCGCGCCGCCCCCGCCGGCGCGACTATCCCTAGTCGTCCACCCCGCGTCGTCGCTCGCGCTTCTTGTCGGAGTGCTTCTTCTTCTCGTCCAGGCGCTTCGCCTTGGCGGCGCGCGAGGGCTTGGTCGCCCGCCGCACCTTCGGCACCACGAGCGCCGCGCGCACCAGGTTCGCGAGCCGCCCCTCCGCCGCGTCGCGGTTCTGCCGCTGGCTGCGATGCTCGCTCGCCACCACGCGGATGTTGCCGTCCGCGTCCAGCCGCGACGCCAGCCGCTCCAGCAGCCGCTCGCGCTGCGCGTCGCTCGGCGCGCGCGAGGTGCGCACGTTCCACCGCAGCTCGATGCGCGTGCTCGACGTGTTGACGTGTTGCCCGCCCGGGCCGCCGGCGCGCGTGGCCTTCGCGTCCAGCTCCGCGCGCGGGATCGCGAGTGCGGGGCTCACGATCAGGACGTCGTCACCCTCCTCGAGCGTCGGCGGGACCGGCGCGCTCACTCGCCGCCCTCCGCGGTGCGGCGCGCGATGCGGTCGCAGCCCAGCGCGTCCAGGCGGCCCTTCACGCGGTCGGGCGCCGTCAGCGCGGCCTCGTTCTCGGGCGCGGCGAACACTGCGAGGTACTCGTTCGGCGACGTCTGGTGGAAGCTCGTCTGTCGGTAGCCCATCGCCTCCAGCTCGCACTTTAGCAGGGCGGGCGGCGTGCCGTGCTGGTTCGTCGGACGCGTCGTGTCGAGGATGCCGACGCGCGCACCCGGCCGCAGCGATGGCCAGAGGTTGTAGAGCAGGCCGAAGGGCTGCTCGATCTCGTGGTACATGTGGATCAGCAGCGCGACGTCCACCGCGTCGGGCGGCAGCCGCGGATCGTGCGGCTCGCCGAGGGTGAGCACGACGTTCGGCTGCGGCGTGGTGCGCAGTCGCCGCTGGAGCAGCCGCAGGTAGTCGGCCTCGATGTCCTCCGCCCACACCGTGCCCTTCGGCGCCACGCGCTCGGCCACGCGCACCGTGTAGTAGCCGTCGCCCGCGCCCACGTCGGCGACGTTGGTGCCGGGGCCGACCTTCATCAGGTCGAGCACCTGGCGCGCCTCGCCCGCGTCGTCGCGCGACTCCTCGCTCGACCAGCGCGGCGCGACGATGTCGGAGACCGGACGGCTCGGGGTGGGAAAGCGGTCGGCCGCGGCGCCACGCGACGCGCGACGCGGCGTGATGCTGTCGGCGGCCGCGGTGGTGTCGGCGTCGGCGCGCGCCGCGGGCGCGGAGTCGGCGCGCGAGGCCGGGGTCGCGCTGCCGCCGCGACACGCCGTCGTGACGATCGCCAGCGCGAGGATGGACTGGCGCAGGGCGGCGCTCATGCGCGCGCCGCTCCGTCGGTGCGCGCGGCGGCCGCACCGGCGCGGTGCACGCGCACGGCGGCGACGCGGCGGCCGTCCATCGCCACGACCTCCAGCTCGCCGCCGGGGAAGGGCGCGCGGTCGCCCACGCGCGGCAGCCGCCCGATCGCGCTGAACGTGTAGCCGCCGAGCGTCGTCCAGTCGCCGTCGGGAATCGGGAGGTGGTAGTCGGAGCGCACGTCCACCAGCGACATCGAGCCGGCCAGCTCCAGCACGCCGTCCATCTCGACGGCCTCGCGCTCGCGCTGGTCGTACTCGTCGTTGATGTCGCCGATGACCTCCTCGATCAGGTCCTCCATCGTCACGATGCCGGCGGTGCCGCCATACTCGTCGAGCACCACGGCCAAGTGCGCGCGCGTACGCCGCAGGTCGTCCAGCACGCGCTCGGCCGCGCGCGTCGAGGGGACGTACGCGGGCTCGCGCAGGTAGTCCTCGAGGCGGAACGGAGCCTCGTCGTCGGCGCGCAGCCAGAGGTCCTTCGCGAGGAAGACGCCGATCACGTCGTCGAGCGTGTCGCGGTAGACCGGATAGCGCGAGTAGCGCTCGCTGCGCAGCACCGCCCACACCTCGTCCTCGGTCGCGTCCACGTCGAGCGCGACCACCTCGGTGCGCGGGCGCATGACGTCGTACGCCTTCTTCTCGTGGAAGTCGAAGACGCCGGCGAGCATCGCGGAGTCGCTCTCGTCGAGCGTGCCGTGGGCGCGCGCCTGCATGACGAGCAGCCGCAGCTCCTCGGGGGAGTGCACGTGCTCGCCCTCGCCCACCGGCCGGATGCCGAACGGCTTGAGCACCGCGTTGCCGGCGCCGTTGAGCACCGCGATGAACGGCTTCATGAGCCGCGAGAAGAGGATCAGCGGCGTCGCGATGTGTCGGCTGACGCCCTCGGGCGCGGCGAGCGCCAGCGACTTGGGTGCCAGCTCGCCGAGCACGATGTGCAGGAAGGTGATGATCGCGAACGCGACGGCGATCGCGGCCCCGCTGTGCGCCGCCGCGCTCACCCCCGGCGCCGCATGATCGACGATGCCGAGGGCGCCGAGCCCGCGGTCGATGAGCGACGCGAGCGCCGGCTCGCCGATCCAGCCGAGGGCGAGCGAGGCGAGCGTGATGCCGAGCTGCGTGCCCGAGATGTAGCGGTCGAGGTGCTCCTGCGCCCCCTGGACGACGCGCGCCTTGCCGTCCCCCTCGGCCGCCATCTGGTCGATCTTCGAGCGGCGCGCCGCCACGAGGGCGAACTCCGCGGCGACGAAGAAGCCGTTGAGCAGCACGAGCACGAGCACCGCTCCCAGTCGGAGCCCGATGCCGCCCAACGACAACGCCTCTTCCGACGCCACCGCGTAACCCTCCCGTGCCTGGTTCGTCCTGCCGCTGAGTGGTCTCGCAAAATGCGAGACCCGTGCTCAGGCAGTCCCTTGCATTCCGCCCGCCGCCGCGCGCCCGCCCACGGTCGCGACGACCGGGCGACGGCCGCCCCGGCAATCTGCACCGCGGCACGGCGGCCTGCCCGTGCGCCCGGGGCCCGGGACGCCGCCCGCCGTCCCCCGCCGTGCGCCAGACGC encodes:
- the arfB gene encoding alternative ribosome rescue aminoacyl-tRNA hydrolase ArfB yields the protein MSAPVPPTLEEGDDVLIVSPALAIPRAELDAKATRAGGPGGQHVNTSSTRIELRWNVRTSRAPSDAQRERLLERLASRLDADGNIRVVASEHRSQRQNRDAAEGRLANLVRAALVVPKVRRATKPSRAAKAKRLDEKKKHSDKKRERRRGVDD
- a CDS encoding CPXCG motif-containing cysteine-rich protein, which gives rise to MPRDAFDLRDRHDDPDDRDLFDDPDADALSDDEDEDGDGSDDRDEDPDDVAALDEEFPLGDGVADTQAEVFCPYCGEPNEVALDPGGGGFQEYVEDCQVCCQPWRVFVSYQEDGSASVGVEPADGS
- a CDS encoding hemolysin family protein; amino-acid sequence: MASEEALSLGGIGLRLGAVLVLVLLNGFFVAAEFALVAARRSKIDQMAAEGDGKARVVQGAQEHLDRYISGTQLGITLASLALGWIGEPALASLIDRGLGALGIVDHAAPGVSAAAHSGAAIAVAFAIITFLHIVLGELAPKSLALAAPEGVSRHIATPLILFSRLMKPFIAVLNGAGNAVLKPFGIRPVGEGEHVHSPEELRLLVMQARAHGTLDESDSAMLAGVFDFHEKKAYDVMRPRTEVVALDVDATEDEVWAVLRSERYSRYPVYRDTLDDVIGVFLAKDLWLRADDEAPFRLEDYLREPAYVPSTRAAERVLDDLRRTRAHLAVVLDEYGGTAGIVTMEDLIEEVIGDINDEYDQREREAVEMDGVLELAGSMSLVDVRSDYHLPIPDGDWTTLGGYTFSAIGRLPRVGDRAPFPGGELEVVAMDGRRVAAVRVHRAGAAAARTDGAARA
- a CDS encoding class I SAM-dependent methyltransferase, which produces MSAALRQSILALAIVTTACRGGSATPASRADSAPAARADADTTAAADSITPRRASRGAAADRFPTPSRPVSDIVAPRWSSEESRDDAGEARQVLDLMKVGPGTNVADVGAGDGYYTVRVAERVAPKGTVWAEDIEADYLRLLQRRLRTTPQPNVVLTLGEPHDPRLPPDAVDVALLIHMYHEIEQPFGLLYNLWPSLRPGARVGILDTTRPTNQHGTPPALLKCELEAMGYRQTSFHQTSPNEYLAVFAAPENEAALTAPDRVKGRLDALGCDRIARRTAEGGE
- a CDS encoding penicillin-binding protein activator LpoB — translated: MLADPVHHYPRPATRGPSAARPLARSIALALCAVLATGVATACNNTRVARIDPASVTDLSGRWNDADSRLVAQALVGQALEAPWLARASDQRGGQAPSLIVGRFGNRTLEHIPVGTFVKDVERALAGTGAVTVVASADERGELRAERADQQQFASAGTRGRLASETGARYVLQGEVQAIEDAEGRERVIYYQVDAALVDLESNAKVWVGQHKIKKYVDRRRFGW